Part of the Candidatus Moraniibacteriota bacterium genome is shown below.
CCATATGCATTGGAGTGAACCCTTCGTCCTGATAGAGATACCAGAAGTTACTATGATTCAGCTGACTTCTTACGCCGCGTAAGTTCCATTATTCAATGCTATTGTGATACAACATTGAAACAGCGTAAGATCTCCCGGGGTCATATATCTTTCTCTTCCTGACATTCTGAAAACGCTTTGTATTGTATCTTCCCTCTGCTCACCACCTATCCAAAGGTCGATACCGTTTTCCGCCTTTCGACGGATAATCAGACTGCCATTTGCTTCCGAATCCTTCGCCATTTCCCTCGCGAGAAACGACTATTCTTCAGCTACGCCCCAGTTGACGAATCGGGGGGAGAGATTTGAACTCTCTAGAAATATATACTGCCCGGCGCTTTTATTGTGAGTACAAGATCCGAGAACGTATTCACCGTGACTTGGCTGATTCACGATTACTAGTGATTCCGGCTTCATGGAGTCGAGTTGCAGACTCCAATCCGAACTGGGGCCGGTTTTTTGGGATTAGCTCCGTCTCGCGACTTGGCAACCCTTTATACCGGCCATTGTAGCACGTGTGTCGCCCAGGGTGTCAGAGGGCCATGCTGATCTGACGTCATCCCCTCCTTCCTCCCCGCACCCTTTTCCCGATTATTTTCGGTAAACAGCAACAAAGAAATACTGCCAAAGGCAACGTCTCTTCATTCTGCTCAGAAAAAAGGTGCGGGGCGGTCTCGCGTGATACGTGTAACACGCGACAGGGGTTGCGCTCGTTTCCCGACTTAACGGAACATCTTACGACACGAGCTGACGACGACCATGCAGCACCTGGTCTAGCGGCCTCGAAGGACTTCTTATTTCTAAGATCTCCAGCTAGATTTCAAACCCTGGTGAGGTTCCTCGGTTATCGTCGAATTAAACCACATGCTCCACCACTTGTGCGGATCCCCGTCTATTCCTTTGAGTTTTAAGCTTGCGCTCGTACTTCCCAGGCGGCACACTTAACGCGTTAGCTACGGCACGGAAGGGGTCGATTCCTCCCATACCTAGTGTGCATCGTTTAGGGCGTGGACTACTGGGGTATCTAATCCCATTCGCTCCCCACGCTTTCGTGGCTCAGTGTCAGATCGGTGCCAACCAGCTGCCTTCGCCTTTGGTGTTCTTCACGATATCAACGCATTTCACTACTACACCGTGAATTCCACTGGTCTCTCACCGCCTCAAGTCGTGCCGTTTCAAATGCAGTTCTTCGATTGAGTCGAAGGATTTGACATCTGACTAACACGACCACCTACCCACCCTTTACGCCCAATAAATCCGGATAACGCTTGAGGTCTCTGTATTACCGCTACTGCTGGCACAGAGTTAGTAACCTCTTATTCTCCAGGTACCGTCATCGAAATTCTTCCCTGAAAAAAGTAGTTTACGACCCGAGGGCCTTCATCCTACACGCGGCATCGCTCGTTCAGGCTTTCGCCCATTGACGAATATTCTCGACTGCAGCCTCCCGTAGGAGTTTGGGCAGTGTCTCAGTCCCAATGTTGGGGGCCATGCTCTCACACCCCCTACCCGTCAGAGCCTTGGTAGGCTTTTACCCCACCAACTAGCTGATAGGACGCAGGCTGCTCCTCAAGCGATAAATCTTTACTCCGTAGAGCACATCGTGTATTAGCTTGTCTTTCGACAAATTATTCACGACTTGAGGGAACATTCCTACGTATTACTAACCCGTTTGCCGTGGGTCTAAACCCACTCGACTTGCATGCCTTATCCATGCCGCCAGCGTTCATCCTGAGCTAGGATCAAACTCTCAATAAAGATGATATTCCGAGAGCATCCGGTAAACCGAACTCCACCACTCATCTTATAATGGCAGATAAACTCTCGAGAAGTTGCTTCCCTTCCCCTTGCGAAGATAAAGAAGACTTAAATAGATCCATGTAACTATTGGATTGACCGCAAAAAATTGCAATCATACTTTCGCAAATTGTTAAGGGGCTCTTGGCGATAAAAAAGAAGGCGGAAAGCTTTCTTCCTTCGCATGTGCAGTATAGAGGAACAAAAAGACTTCTGTCAAGCGTCCGACCCATTCCATGCTTTTTCCTCTATCGGACAGGTGTAATACCCTGCCGGAAAAGAGAGGAATGTGACTAGTACAAGCCAAAATCCCTATCTTCGGCGCTTATTGACGAAGAGGAGAAAGACAAGTGGCGCCGCCATCCAAACAAGACGCGCCCATGAGTCAGAAAAATAGCCATACACCGTCGGAGAGAGAAACCGCAAAGCAAATGATCTCGACACCAAGGAAAGTGCCATACTCATCGCAAGACCCGTCCCCAAGCACCCCATCACGAGCACTCGCGAGAAAAACGTCGATGTCGGATTGGAGATATGAATATCGAGAATGTAGTCTCCCACCATAACCAAGAAAGCAAGAAGTACGACAAAGATAATAGCTCTTCCCTCTGGCGCAAAAGCAATCCACGATGCTGGAACAGTCAATACAAGAGCAAGCGCCACATAGGAAAACACGACGACACTGAGGAGTCGCGTGCGCCCCAACACAAATGATAACGCGAGACTTCCCCCGATAAAGAGAAGGAGAAATGAAAGGTCTCCCGCAAACTTCCCCGGCACAAAGGAAAAAAAGGAGGTCAGGACATTCATATGATTCATCGAAAAAACATCGAATTTTGAGTACACACTCAAAGCGTACACCGCGCCACTCTCCTGGTCAACGCTTGCGAAAAAGGCTCCGAATCGATACTATAAGGGCATTCATCTCTATACTACTTTCCTATGAGTCCGATTCGTCGGCGCGTGTTTTTTTGGGCACTCACACTCACCTTTCTCGTGACAACTCCCATTATCGTGCTCTTCCTCATGGGATACCGCTACAGTTTCGAGCGGGGCATTTTCATATACACGGGTTCCGTTTCCATCCAAGCAAACCCCGCACAAAACATCGATATACAAATAGACGGCAAGCCTGTATCCGCCGACAGCAATCGCCTCAACAGCTCCTATCATATCGAAGGTATTCTTCCGGGGAAACACACGGTTTCTGTTTCCGCACCCGGATTTAGCACCTGGTCCAAAGAAATCACCGTCCGAAGCGGTATCGCCACTGAATTCTGGAATATACTTCTTGCCCGAACTGAATACCCCCAGAAAGTACTCGCTTCTTTCAAAGATGGTCAGGCATTTTTTCCTCTCCCCCAGAAGAATCAAATTGCCATAGTATCAGAGAATGATCAAGAAACAACCGTCACCGTGCTCAACACAACAACCGGAAATCGAGAGCAAGTATTTAGCAGCACGGACTTTTTCCTCAGCAAGGACGCTCCAAGAAATGCTTTGCGGTGGTCTTCACGAGATGCAACACATTTCCTCCTCTCCCTTCTCTCTCGAGAAACACAAGAGGAGCATACATTTCTTATCCAAACAGACATAGCAACCACAACTGATATCAAAGATATTGTAAACGTTCCACATCCACGAGAAGTACGATGGAATCCGAATGCCAACACGATTCTCTTCCTCTCGGGAGCAACGCTCTTCAGTCTCCCTATAGACACGCCCCTTCACGAGACAGCACTGTCCGACAATATCGAAAGCTACGACACCGTTGGAAACACACTCATCGCACTTGAACCAAAAACCGGCATACTCTACCAATTCCCACTGGGGGATCCCGCTCAAAAAAAGCAACTCACGACCGCTCCTCCGGAAGGATTCTCTCACAAATACACCACGCCATTCTCCCTCATCGCCTACGACGAAACGAGAATTACTCTTCTCAATAATGGCACAGGAGACCTCTTCCTCTTCAATAAAGGACAGGGAGGCGAATGGTTCAAAAGCCTCTCAAAAGACGCAAAAGGCGTGCAGTTTTCCGACGATGGAAAAAAAGTTCTCTACTGGACTGATTGGGAAATATTCACATTCTTCACGCGAAAATGGGAAGTACAGCCCGTCCGTCAAGAAAATGACCGTCTCGATATCGGACGATTTTCAAATACCATACATGATGTCCAATGGACCAAAGACTACGAGCACATCATCTTCTTCTCCGGGAATGACATACGAGCAATCGAACTCGACGACCGTGGAAGTCGAGATATGGTCACGGTTCTCAATCTTCCCTCCGTGCCACTTCAGATATCGAGTATCGGCTCAAAAAACGAAATTCTCTTCCTTCTACCGGACACACAATCAACATCTCTTTCTACACTTTCTTCCATTACATTTCCAGAGCCCCTCGGCTTCTTCGGATTTGGACAATAGTCGCAGCAAACAAGATGCAAATTACATTTTCAGCCAGCCTCATCCTTCGAGGGCTACCAGTCCTGGAAGTGTCTCGCCACTTAAGAACTCAAGCATAGCGCCGCCACCCGTTGAAACAAAAGAAATTTTCTGAAACACTCCTGCTTCCTCAAGAGCGATGATTGTTTCGCCGCCACCAACAATAGAAAACGCCCCGCTCTCGATAATACTCTCAAGTGTCATATTTGTTCCCGCAGCATATTCGGGATTCTCAAACTTTCCCAAAGGACCATTCCACACGACGGTCTTTGCTTTCAATATCTCTTCGCGAAAACGAAGCAAAGTTTTCCTACCAATATCTTGTCGATCAGGAGCATAATCCTCCGGAAGCAACACCTTATCAGAAAATGAAATTCCTTCATCCTCCGCTTCACACGCAACCTTTCCAGCAACAAGCACGCGATCGTAGTTCTCTTCGAACATACGAATAATCGGGAGCTTCGTCTCGATCTTCGCACCACCAATCACGGCAACCGCCGGACGCGCCGGATGTTCGCGCGCATCTGTCAGATGTTTCACTTCATCCAAGAGATGAAGTCCGGCGAAACTCGGCAGAAATTTCGTGACACCGGTCACACTCGCCTGATCCCGATGACACACACTGAAGGCATCATTCACAAATACATCAAACGGCGCCGCAAGCGCTCGTGCAAATTCCGGATCATTCGATTCATCTCCAGGAGAGAACCGGACATTCTCCAGAAGAAGAATCTCCCCCTCCGGAAGAGTACTCAGCATAGCAACAACCTGGTCACCGACACAATCATCGACGAAATGAACCTTCCTTACAAGAATCCGCTCAACATCGTCTGCAATATACTTCACGGAAAACGCATCATCGCGCTTTCCCTCGGGTCGCCCCAAATGTGTCGCAAGTGCCACTTTGGCACCCTTTGAAAGCAAATACTCCACTGTATGCCGTGCAGCATCCACCTTATACTTCTCTTTCACATCCCGATTCTCATTGAGTTCAACATTGCAATCCACTCGAACCAACACCTTCTTCCCAGCTACATCCGCATCTCGCACACTTCGTAGAGTCATATATGAAACATTAAAAATTGATACAGCCACAGCATTGAAACACGGAAACTCAAAACACAAGCAACAAAAAAAATGAGTACTACTATCTTACATTAATTCTGGACATATCAATTCCAAGAGAGTATTTTTGTAGAGACTTTCTTGAGAGTCAGAACTTTTGTAGGCAACACTAGTGATACCTCCCCATGCCGAGAATAGCGATGATAGTGCCCAAAGTCGCAGTAATCACTGTGAAAATCCAGGCGCGCATCACCACTTTCGGTTCGGGCCAACCAAGCGCTTCGAAATGATGATGTATCGGTGCTGCCAAGAAAATCTTCCGATGGAACAATCGCTTACTCATAAGCTGAAGAGCGGCACTTCCCGATTCGAGTACGTAGATGAAGACGATAACAAAAAGCGCGAGCGCAGAGTTGGTGAGCATAGCGACCACACCAAGTGTGAGACCAAGCGACACTGCGCCCGTATCGCCCATAAAAAATCTCGCCGGATAAATATTGAACCAAAGAAAGGCAAGCAATGCGCCAGCAATCGCGGAACAAAATGCTGCAAGATCCATTTTGTTTTGAAAAAACGCAATAAGTGAAAAAGAACCAAATGCCATCAACAAGACACCGCCATTGAGTCCGTCAAGTCCATCCGTTTCATTTGATGAAATTGCCGCAAAGAGAATCACCAGTATAAAAACGGGGATGTACCACCATCCAATCGAGAAATCTCCGACGGCTGGCACATGAATCCGGTCCCAGCCAAGTTTGGCATAGAACCACCATGCCCCCGTTCCGGCAATCGCAAAAAGCCACCAAAATCGCATGAGAAATCTCATGCCACCACCCTTGTTCTTTCCAATACCTCGAACACTCATCCAGTCGTCAAGAAGACCAAGTAGCCCCCCTGCCGTGAGCGCAAAGAGCGGTAGCCACACCTGTGATCGACTGAAGAAGTCGAGCCGCGCAATGAAATTTTTCCCAAAAAAACCGGCGAGTGCCGGAAAGACGAAGTGAGAATAGAGTGCCAGGACAACAACAGAAAACCACACAATAACACCGCCCATTGTTGGTGTCCCCGCCTTCCTCGCATGAAGTGAATTCACGACAGTGAGTTTGTCGCCGGAGACGCCGCATTCCTTGATGCGAATCCCAATCTTGTTCCGATAGAGAATATGCGTCCACAGGGGCGTCAAGAAAAAAGCGAGACAAAAAGCAAGAAGTCCCGTCACTAAGACTTTGAGAACATGCACCACTTCCGGAATGGTTTGTATGTCAGAGAGCTGTACCATAAGTATGCTAAAAGTCACATGGGCACTCGTTTACACGAGAGCTTTTAGAAAAAAGTTTTAGCGCCAATAGTGTGACTGGAATGCCCAAGAGAACATCTTTTTGATACTCGACCACCGTTCCGGATCATTCAATACTACCGATACCACTTTGTGCTGACGATTTGGGTCAAATGAAATTGCAAGAAGTGAATATCCGGCAAGCGGGGTAAAGCCCGTCTTGGTACCGATAAGGCGAGAGTCTTCACCAAGCAACACATCCGTATTGAAAATATCATGTGCATATTTCCCATCTCTCGATACAATCGTCGTGCCAGGCGTTCGTGCCAACTCCCAAATGATATCATACTTCAGCGCTTGAGAGGCAATTCGCGCGATATCAAATGCCGAAGAATAGCAACTCGACTCATGACCATCTGGCTCCAACCCCGATGGTGTACAGAAATGCGTATCCAAAAGTCCCAGTGCATGAGCCCTGGCATTCATAAGATCGACAAATGCGCTCATTGACCCAGCTGTGTGCTTTGCAAGCGACTGCGCCGCGTCATTGGCACTATTCATCAGCATCGCCATAAGGAGACTCCTCACAGAGACTTCCTCTCCAACATGCAAACGCACTCCATTACAAAATCCTGACCGAGGACAACCAACTCTTGTTCCTTCCGCAGTAATCATCTCCTCATCGATTTTCACAAACTCATCCAGATTTTTGATGCGTTCAACAACCAGTATCGCCGTCATGAGTTTGGTCAGAGAGGCAATTTGTCTCTCCTCATGCGAATTTTTTTCCTGAAGAACAATCCCCGACTCGGCATCCATCACCACACTTGCATGTGCTGAAGGAAGTGCCAAATCATATACACCTTCCTTCCGAATCGGTCGAAATTCCGCAGCATGATCCCGAGATTCAAATGAGATGGGAAAGTTTTCCTCATGAGCATCCGAAACACCCTCCACTTCCGGCACGAGCGCCTCAGCAATCTGAGGAGAAGTTTCATTACTAGAAAAAAGTTTTGTTTTTACGAAAAACACACCGCCGCAAAGAATTGCAACGAGCATTCCTACTCGAAAAGAGGTTCTCAAAAAAGTGGGTCGTGACAAATGCGCAGTGTTCATATATTTTCAGACTCTTCATTATTCTCCTTCTTTGGAGTATCCACATCCGGAACCAACGTCGAGAGACGTTCGTCTTTCGAAAGATGATCAAAATCAGGAAGCTCCGAGCAATTCGCAAGTCCGAGTGTTTCCAGAAATGCAAGCGACGGGCTATAGAGATAGCCCCGCGTGTCATCCAGATTCCCGCGTCGCTCGATGAGACCGCGCAAAAGAAGACTGCGCAGCGTCATAGTCGAGTTCACTCCGCGAATCGAATCGATATCAGCGCGCCCAATCGGCGAGCGGTAGGCAACTATCGAAAGCGTCTCCAGTGCTGCTCGAGAAAGCGCCCCTTCTCGTTCACTGCGGACAAATCGTTCGACAAAGAGAGCGCTATCCGGATGGCTCGTCAGCACGATATCGCCGTCTTTCCGAATCAGAAAAAGCCCTCGATTATCTTCCTCGTACGACTTCCCGAGCAATTCCAACGCCGCTTCCAATTCTTCCTCGGAAACGTCTATCACCTCAGCAAGTCGAGAAACCGACACTGGGTCCCCCGAGACAAAAAGAAGCGCCTCCACAATTGATGCTATTTTCTGTATATCCATAAGAAATCTATGCAGACACCATTACTCGACGAAATCGTATTTCCCCGAAAAGTTCTCCCTGATTAACCTCAAATGTCCTCCGCCGTACCAATTCAAGAAGTGCCAAAAAAGAAACTACGACTTCCACTCGATCGCGTGATTCCGCCGCTATTTCAGAAAACGCCACTTCAAGACACCGCTCAATCCGAGTCTCCAAAAACGCCACGCGCTCCTCAAGCGTCACTACCTCTTCAACGACATGCTCATCCAGAGAAACAGGCAATGGAATAGCTCCCAATACAGCAGAAAACGCCTCTCGAATATTCTCAGCACGAACATTGGATGGCGGCACAAATACCTCCGGAACATTGACAAACGATTCTCGATGAAAACCTCGATGTCCCATCAAAAACAAGCTCCCGAGTTTCATCGATGCTTCCTTGTACCGCTTGTATTCCCGTAGCCGCCACTCGAGATCTTCTATCTCGCCTTCTTCTTCCTCTGTGAATGAAAGTACTGGCAAGAGCGCTCGGGATTTGAGTAACAAAAGTCGCGAAGCAACCGCGAGAAACTGCGAGAGATGTGGGAGCGGGACATCATTCTCGTGTGCAATATGCTCGAGATACTGATCGGCGACAGTAGCAAGCGCAAGTCGCGTAATATCAAGTTTCTCCTTCTCAATAAGAGAAAGGAGAAGTGGCATCGGTCCCTCGAATTGCTCCAACCGCACGTGGTACATAAAATAGAAAAGGAAACCTCAACAAAAGCCAACACAACAAGAAAAGCAAACAATTTATCAGTGCTATAAAGAAAATCCACACATCCACAAGTAGCTTCTATTGTACCACAAAGCCAAAATAGAAACCAAAAAGACTCGGGATTTACAGTAAGCAATCGATATACCAGTGCGACTGGAGAGATAAAGAAATACTCCTCAGAAAAGCACAGAAAATATACTGCAACATCAACCAATTGAAAACCTACCCATGTATTGCAAAAGAAACAAAAACCCCTTCGCTATTCTATAGCAAAGGGGGTTGATTTTCTTACTGCACATCAGAGAGGAAATACAGGAGAGAGCGCTTCATAAATTGCCCGTCCAATATCTTGTCCGCTCGTTTCCAGATATGTCTCCCGCATCCCGTGACAACTCCAGTCATCCGCTCCGCAGATCCCTTCTGCATTTGCCGGAAGTGCGCCCGTTATGTTGCGAATCGCATTGATCACTTCATCACTTCCATATGTGAGATATCCTCTATAGGAATCGACACTTTCAGGCGTCGCAACAGCGAAAACAGGCACTCGAAGACTTGAAGGGAGAAGAAGATTTGCCTCCGTTGCATAAAAGTTCCCCTGAGAATGCGCTACAACCAAGCGTCTGCCCAGAGTCCCAGCATAGTTTTCAACATGCTGTTGCAAATCTTCATCTACAATATAGGCGAAAGCAGTCGAAATCGTCTTTGTGACATTCAACTGTGCTTCCCGAAACCACTCTGGAACGGAGATGCCCGCTGCCATATCAATCCATTGCCAAAATGTCGTAGTGTCATCTGGAACAGACTGCAAGAAGACTTCGAGAAGCTCGAGCCAAGCATCCTCCTTCTGATTGTGCGCAGCTTGAAACCGCACACACCGCATTTCATCCGCAACGTAGGATTGGTTCGGCAGAGAATTAACAAAGGAGAGGTAAGTTTCTTCCAACTTTCTCCTCGTCTTCTCAGCAGAAGCTTTATCCGTCCGCATCCCGTTTACAAAAAACACGGTCGGCGGATTGGATATGGACGAACAGTCGACATCAGCATACGCCGACGCGCTACCCACTCCAAAGAGGACAACTATGAAACTCAACAAATACAGCCACACCTTCATCATTCACCTCCCACCTGAGTAGTGTCAAAATCGCACTGCGTAAGGTACTCCCATGGATGGATAGCGCCACTCACTTCCCCACCAATATGCCGATTAAAGGCAATCCATGCACGAGAACGCAGTTCGGTATTGAGAATCCGTTCTTTCATTGCATCCTCAGCATCAGCCGACGCATCAATGCCCATAACTCCCGCTAGGCAATTCCCATCCTTCTCGCGATCATGCAACAATCGCACAGACTCTTCCTTATCCGACGATGCAAGGAGCTCCAACTGAAACCCTTCAGCATCTTGCCTCAATGCTTTTCGAACATTGATATTTTCATCCCCAGGATAGGTGAGCGCAATATACCGCTGTATATCATCGCGTATCCCGTCACCATCAGAGTCGATTCCAGCAAGGGTCACTTTTCCAGCTTCGCCCGGATCGGTAGGGAGACCATCATCCGTCATCTCAAGAGAGAGCGATACAGGCAACGATTCCGCAAGCCAGATTGGCGTCACGACTGTTTTGCCGAATATACGCACCGTGCGATACAGACGGAGAGAGCCATCAACTAACCCCACTGAAGCAGACGGTGAGAGATGTAGCGTCACCGAAACAACCGTATCGCGTTCGCAGATATTTCCCGGAACAATCTCGACCATACTCGCTATGGAAGCGAGATTATCAGAGAGCTTTGCAGACGTCTTGGCGCCGAGAGCACAGAACGTCTTGGCAAGCACTGGTCCCGCATGAGCTGTGACCGAGAATGAAACTGTACTGCCAGGAGTACCAGAGAGAGATACTGCTCTTGGTGCCCACGAGAACGCATTATCGGAGAGCCGCGAAGCGAACGCATTGGTAATAGCCAAGAGTCCGATTATCGCGATGGACAACACCGCCCATACCCGTTTTGATTTCCACGAAATAGTCATATATGCCCCTTATTGTAGCACAGATGAATGATTGGAGAAGAAATCCCTCATTGAGAAAGAACTTTGAAAAACGAGCATCATTCCTGATGCTCGAAGGAGAGAATACCATGGGAGGTGATATATGTCAAGATAACACTGCTATTCTATATAATTTCAGGTTAAAAACCTCCCAATATTCCATCAAATAATTGAAGTGATTGAAAAAATATTTCGATTTGCAACCCGTCCTCCGTCCATTCTATTCGAACCACTCTGAACAATCCTGCTTCCGTTTTTTCTCCTTCAAAATTCAAAAAAGCATCCCCTTTTTGAAAGGGGATGCAGAAAAAAATTCTTCGGAATGAGAAGCCGTTACACTCGCACACGGACGCCTGGACCCATGGTGGTGGCGAGAGTGGCGGAAACGATAAGCCTCCCCTTTAAGCCATCTGGCTTCAGGCGTTGAACCGTCTCGATAAAAGCAGTGACATTCTCAGCAATCTTCTCAGTCTCCAGAGAAACTTTTCCAACCGCTTGATGAATATTTCCAGAGTCGTCTGTTTTGAAGCTCGCCTTATTTCCCTTCTTCAGAGCGAGAACGGCATCTTTTATCTTCGTTGTCACCGTTTCATTCTTCGGATTTGGCATAAGACCTTTCGGTCCCAAAATCTTCGCAATCTGCGCAAGCTTCGGCATCATTTCCGGCGTCGAAAGGAGAATATCGAAGTCCGTCCCAGGAAGCACCTTCCCTTCTTTTATACCCGCGATCATCTCTTCCCCGCCAACTACATCCGCATTTGCCTCTTTGGCTTCTGCTGCCTTGGACGATGTGATAACGGCGACTTTCTTGGACTTACCTAAACCATTTGGAAAAATGATTGTTCCACGAACCAGCTGATCGGTCTTCTTGCGATCAATACCGAGATGAAGATGCAATTCTACCGACTCATCAAATTTTGCAACCGGCGTCTCGCGAAGCAAAGAAAGTGCTTCGCGTACCTCATACACTTTTCCCTTCTCAATACGCTCGGCAATCTTCCGATATTTTTTCCCTTGTTTCATAGTCGTATCGTGGTGCATACGTCCCTCTCGTCAAGACGAGGAAGACTCCCACAGAGACAAAAAATTATCCTTGAATCTTAATACCCATACTCCGCGCTGTACCGGCAACTACCTTCATTGCTGCTTCGACATCGTTTGCATTTAAGTCGACAATCTTCGCTGCAGCAATATCACGCAGTTGGTCATTTGTAATAGACCCGGCTGTATCCTTCAGAGGATTTGCGGCGCCCTTGGATGCCTTTGCTGCCTTTTTGAGGAGCTCGGACGCTGGCGGTGTCTTCAGAACAAATGTAAATGTGCGATCCTCGAACACCGTAATCTCAGCCGGAATGATATCTCCCATCTTATCCTTTGTCGCCTCATTGAACTTCACGCAAAAGTCCTGGATATTGAGTCCATGCTGCCCCAGAGCCGGTCCGATTGGCGGCGCTGGATTTGCCTTTCCTCCAGGAATCTGAAGTTTGATAACGGTCTTGATATTTGCCATAAGAGAAAAATTAGAACAATGATACCTCTCGTATCCCAAATTCCGAAAGAAGCACTCGGAACCTCGAACAACAGAAATTTATATATACCGTGAAACGTATCGTCAAAATATACAAGCTATACTTTCTTAATCTGGAGAAAGTCCAACTCGACCGGAGTCTCGCGACCAAACAGAGATACAAGCACTTTCACCTTTCCCTTCGCGTCATCTATTTCTTCTACCTTTCCATCAAAATTCTTGAAGGGACCGTCCACAATCTTGACCGGATCGCCCTTTCGAACATCGATTTTGAATTTCGGCTCTTCGACACCCATCCGCTTTTTGAGCGCGTCGATTTCTTTGGGATCAACGGGTGTCGGCGTCGTTCCAAGCCCGATAAACCCCGTCACGTTTGGTGTATTGCGAACCACATACCACGAGGCATCCGTCACAATCATATCAACCAAGATATACCCGGGATAAATCCGCTCCTCTACCACGACACGCTTCCCATTCTTCATGTTGATTTTCTTTTCCTTCGGAACCATGACGTCGAAGATAAATTCCTGCATGCCCATGGACTCGATTCGCTGATTGAGGTTTCGTGAGACATTGTCTTCGTAACCGGAATAGGTGTGAAGCACATACCACGCCCGCCCATGATGTTGTGTTTGCTTTGCCATAATGAAAAAAGAGAAAAATTCGAGCTAGACTCCAAGAATAAATTTACGAAAAAGTGCCCCAAAGAGAGCATCAAGCGTCCCAAGCAGCACCGCAACACATGCCGAAACAGCAAGCACAATAAGTGTATACCGCGTCACCTGCTCCCGCGACGGCCAATTTATTTTGAGCGCCTCTGCCTTCGCTTCAAGGAAATATTCAACTATTTTTTGCATAGACCAGCTACAGGGAAAATCAAGCTTTTTCTTTGTGAAATACGCGATTTTGGGTTTTTTAAAGAGCCCCTCTGGACTCTTGTGGGCTCTCTCTGTACTTTCAGAGTACTCGAAAATCCCCTTTCTGTCAAACGCCGGCCCATTAATGGGGGGAATTCTTCAAAACGACTCCTCGCAGGCATTTTAGGAGAATATTTCCGCTTCCTCAAGCACATCTCGATAAAGCGAAAGAATCCGCGTCGCCTCGCTCTGTTCGAGTGAAAAGTCTCTCTCATGCACAATACGGTTATGAATCTCATGTGCCTCGATAAGTCCACCAAGCCCCGAAAAGTGCCCCGGAGGAATCGCACTGAAACGCTCACCGGCATCTTTCCCTTCAT
Proteins encoded:
- a CDS encoding D-alanyl-D-alanine carboxypeptidase, which codes for MLVAILCGGVFFVKTKLFSSNETSPQIAEALVPEVEGVSDAHEENFPISFESRDHAAEFRPIRKEGVYDLALPSAHASVVMDAESGIVLQEKNSHEERQIASLTKLMTAILVVERIKNLDEFVKIDEEMITAEGTRVGCPRSGFCNGVRLHVGEEVSVRSLLMAMLMNSANDAAQSLAKHTAGSMSAFVDLMNARAHALGLLDTHFCTPSGLEPDGHESSCYSSAFDIARIASQALKYDIIWELARTPGTTIVSRDGKYAHDIFNTDVLLGEDSRLIGTKTGFTPLAGYSLLAISFDPNRQHKVVSVVLNDPERWSSIKKMFSWAFQSHYWR
- the pgk gene encoding phosphoglycerate kinase, whose product is MTLRSVRDADVAGKKVLVRVDCNVELNENRDVKEKYKVDAARHTVEYLLSKGAKVALATHLGRPEGKRDDAFSVKYIADDVERILVRKVHFVDDCVGDQVVAMLSTLPEGEILLLENVRFSPGDESNDPEFARALAAPFDVFVNDAFSVCHRDQASVTGVTKFLPSFAGLHLLDEVKHLTDAREHPARPAVAVIGGAKIETKLPIIRMFEENYDRVLVAGKVACEAEDEGISFSDKVLLPEDYAPDRQDIGRKTLLRFREEILKAKTVVWNGPLGKFENPEYAAGTNMTLESIIESGAFSIVGGGETIIALEEAGVFQKISFVSTGGGAMLEFLSGETLPGLVALEG
- the scpB gene encoding SMC-Scp complex subunit ScpB, translated to MDIQKIASIVEALLFVSGDPVSVSRLAEVIDVSEEELEAALELLGKSYEEDNRGLFLIRKDGDIVLTSHPDSALFVERFVRSEREGALSRAALETLSIVAYRSPIGRADIDSIRGVNSTMTLRSLLLRGLIERRGNLDDTRGYLYSPSLAFLETLGLANCSELPDFDHLSKDERLSTLVPDVDTPKKENNEESENI
- a CDS encoding segregation/condensation protein A, with the translated sequence MYHVRLEQFEGPMPLLLSLIEKEKLDITRLALATVADQYLEHIAHENDVPLPHLSQFLAVASRLLLLKSRALLPVLSFTEEEEGEIEDLEWRLREYKRYKEASMKLGSLFLMGHRGFHRESFVNVPEVFVPPSNVRAENIREAFSAVLGAIPLPVSLDEHVVEEVVTLEERVAFLETRIERCLEVAFSEIAAESRDRVEVVVSFLALLELVRRRTFEVNQGELFGEIRFRRVMVSA
- a CDS encoding 50S ribosomal protein L1 — protein: MKQGKKYRKIAERIEKGKVYEVREALSLLRETPVAKFDESVELHLHLGIDRKKTDQLVRGTIIFPNGLGKSKKVAVITSSKAAEAKEANADVVGGEEMIAGIKEGKVLPGTDFDILLSTPEMMPKLAQIAKILGPKGLMPNPKNETVTTKIKDAVLALKKGNKASFKTDDSGNIHQAVGKVSLETEKIAENVTAFIETVQRLKPDGLKGRLIVSATLATTMGPGVRVRV
- a CDS encoding PEGA domain-containing protein; the protein is MSPIRRRVFFWALTLTFLVTTPIIVLFLMGYRYSFERGIFIYTGSVSIQANPAQNIDIQIDGKPVSADSNRLNSSYHIEGILPGKHTVSVSAPGFSTWSKEITVRSGIATEFWNILLARTEYPQKVLASFKDGQAFFPLPQKNQIAIVSENDQETTVTVLNTTTGNREQVFSSTDFFLSKDAPRNALRWSSRDATHFLLSLLSRETQEEHTFLIQTDIATTTDIKDIVNVPHPREVRWNPNANTILFLSGATLFSLPIDTPLHETALSDNIESYDTVGNTLIALEPKTGILYQFPLGDPAQKKQLTTAPPEGFSHKYTTPFSLIAYDETRITLLNNGTGDLFLFNKGQGGEWFKSLSKDAKGVQFSDDGKKVLYWTDWEIFTFFTRKWEVQPVRQENDRLDIGRFSNTIHDVQWTKDYEHIIFFSGNDIRAIELDDRGSRDMVTVLNLPSVPLQISSIGSKNEILFLLPDTQSTSLSTLSSITFPEPLGFFGFGQ